The following are from one region of the Magallana gigas chromosome 4, xbMagGiga1.1, whole genome shotgun sequence genome:
- the LOC105347518 gene encoding uncharacterized protein, whose protein sequence is MAYGQHSKPTPLLTKDNKAQLSSWIGKKCQFELLYKISRDGCCSSTFHDICDGEGPTVTILYNTDTTVYGGFLSQSWTSSGNYIDDPNAFLFILSHQSVQSPRMFPLTDHTKAAFAHNLFGPTFGEVSGRDMIRLPQNRGQNYLFSGLQMWKGNIDNTFMQPYLISFQNTAYASNPRCSPGYGSSHANNSNQVFNLNGEVNFGVNSDGQYMNMNNINYMLVSDLEVYSVKAVVIQQASNLRQLNTTHEVSKQWREPPQWSEQSFQQLKDFVSRYKPLPDMKISEVNILLVGQINAGKSSFFNTLNSIFRGEISARACAGSSQHSLTTDLRKYRIRNRATSGYLNFRLCDTRGLEEEMSMHLQDMALLLDGHLSDQYKFNPMAHATQRDLGVVLNPTFQDKIHCVAFVVDGSSIDVIKGNVSQKLMHFRSLMIERGIPHVVFLTKLDKVCLMVDEDVRKIYQSQACKKAIETAADVIGIPRGHVFPVKNYEQETQLQTNVSIVALTAMRQTLVFADDYLEDQYELQSDQ, encoded by the exons ATGGCGTATGGACAACATTCGAA ACCAACTCCACTCCTTACCAAAGACAACAAAGCTCAACTATCGTCATGGATTGGTAAAAAATGCCAATTTGAGTTGCTGTACAAAATAAGCAGGGATGGCTGTTGCTCAAGTACGTTTCATGATATCTGTGACGGAGAAGGCCCCACAGTTACCATACTATACAACACAGACACCACTGTTTACGGAGGATTCCTGTCTCAGAGTTGGACGTCATCTGGAAACTACATCGATGACCCAAACGCTTTCTTATTCATTCTATCTCACCAAAGCGTCCAAAGTCCTAGAATGTTTCCTCTGACCGATCATACAAAGGCTGCATTTGCTCACAATCTATTTGGACCAACTTTTGGAGAAGTTAGTGGGAGAGATATGATACGTCTGCCACAGAATCGCGGTCAAAATTATCTTTTCAGTGGTCTTCAAATGTGGAAAGGAA ATATTGACAACACTTTTATGCAACCATATCTGATAAGTTTCCAAAATACAGCATATGCTTCGAATCCACGATGTTCTCCAGGCTATGGGTCATCGCATGCAAACAACAGCAATCAAGTCTTCAATCTTAATGGGGAAGTCAATTTTGGTGTAAACTCTGATGGACAATATATGAATATGAACAATATCAACTATATGCTTGTGTCCGATTTAGAAGTTTATTCAGTGAAAG CTGTGGTCATTCAACAGGCATCAAATTTAAGACAACTTAATACAACACACGAAGTATCCAAACAATGGCGGGAACCACCTCAGTGGAGTGAGCAG AGTTTTCAACAATTGAAAGACTTTGTCTCCAGGTACAAGCCATTACCTGACATGAAGATCTCGGAGGTCAATATTTTACTGGTAGGACAGATCAACGCTGGAAAGTCTAGTTTTTTCAACACTTTGAACTCCATTTTTCGTGGGGAAATATCTGCACGCGCATGCGCCGGAAGTTCGCAGCACAGTCTTACTACAGAT CTTCGGAAATATAGAATCCGTAACCGGGCAACCAGTGGTTATCTGAATTTCCGGCTTTGTGACACCCGTGGATTAGAGGAAGAAATGTCCATGCATCTGCAGGACATGGCGCTTCTTCTGGATGGACATTTATCAGACCAGTATAAG TTTAACCCAATGGCACATGCCACCCAAAGAGATCTGGGTGTTGTCCTTAACCCAACGTTTCAGGATAAGATTCATTGTGTGGCTTTTGTGGTGGACGGAAGTTCCATTGACGTCATTAAAGGAAACGTTTCCCAAAAATTGATGCATTTTCGTTCTTTGATGATTGAAAGAG GAATTCCACACGTTGTTTTCCTGACAAAATTAGACAAGGTTTGTCTTATGGTTGACGAAGATGTTCGAAAAATCTATCAAAGTCAAGCCTGTAAAAAAGCCATAGAAACAGCAGCTGACGTCATAGGAATTCCTCGAGGTCACGTGTTTCCGGTCAAAAATTACGAACAAGAAACTCAATTACAAACAAATGTCAGTATTGTTGCTCTGACAGCCATGAGACAGACTCTGGTGTTTGCTGATGACTACCTAGAAGATCAGTACGAGCTTCAGTCTGACCAATAG
- the LOC105347519 gene encoding uncharacterized protein, with protein sequence MAFMGGMILVLAIGTACLVGVVTGHGRLIEPPGRSSMWRYGYRNPPNYNDNQLYCGGVQIQYEVNKGRCGVCGDPFQGPLDNEPGGKYANGIIVHSTTIGAIMPVMVEITAAHKGYMEFRLCPNDDPRKRISEECLNNFLLTVIESKSTQYPVTTTGKYKLKLQLPDGVRCQACVLQWKYNTGNSWGVDPTTNKGCIGCGNQEQFYGCADIAIGHTDIEPGYSLITNQMSKGDPIVNPGDPTPPLEPTELEPWGPATPDSGEEVDPAIISGQGGSTSDTETKMCKQFLEFQSQFPNENARPCVCHSCVGKTCVCECLQDTPASSANSLQSISMSTVLVFSYVLHFENI encoded by the exons ATGGCTTTTATGGGAGGGATGATCTTGGTACTCGCCATAGGGACTGCCTGTCTGGTTGGGGTGGTGACAGGACACGGTCGGTTGATTGAGCCCCCAGGCAGGTCTAGTATGTGGCGCTATGGCTACAGGAATCCGCCGAATTACAATGATAACCAATTGTACTGCGGTGGAGTACAG ATTCAATATGAGGTTAATAAAGGACGCTGTGGGGTGTGTGGGGACCCATTCCAGGGGCCCCTGGACAATGAGCCTGGTGGAAAGTATGCTAATGGAATCATTGTTCATTCAACAACCATTGGTGCCATTATGCCAGTGATGGTAGAAATTACAGCAGCACACAAGGGTTACATGGAATTCAGACTTTGTCCAAATGATGATCCAAGAAAGCGGATCTCAGAGGAgtgtttgaataattttttgttaaccGTCATCGAGTCAAAAAGTACACAATACCCAGTAACGACAACTGGGAAATACAAGTTAAAGTTACAGCTTCCAGATGGTGTTAGGTGTCAGGCCTGTGTTCTACAATGGAAGTATAACACAGGGAACAGCTGGGGAGTGGATCCAACAACAAACAAGGGGTGTATAGGCTGTGGAAATCAGGAACAATTCTATGGATGTGCAGACATTGCGATTGGTCACACCGACATTGAACCTGGCTATTCTTTGATTACCAACCAGATGAGTAAAGGAGATCCCATCGTTAATCCCGGTGATCCCACCCCACCTCTGGAGCCAACTGAATTGGAACCATGGGGACCTGCCACTCCAGACAGTGGAGAAGAGGTAGATCCAGCTATTATTTCAGGTCAAGGTGGATCCACCTCAGATACCGAAACCAAGATGTGCAAACAATTTCTTGAATTCCAAAGCCAGTTTCCAAACGAAAATGCCAGACCTTGTGTCTGTCACTCCTGTGTTGGCAAGACTTGTGTGTGTGAATGCCTCCAAGACACACCTGCCTCATCTGCAAATTCTCTTCAAAGTATTTCTATGTCGACTGTACTTGTATTTTCATATGTTTTGCATTTTGAAAACATATAA